A stretch of DNA from Candidatus Epulonipiscium sp.:
ACGCCCCTGTATGAGGGGCGACAATGGGCTTGGTGATTTTATTCTCTTTAAGAGAATTTCAATCCACGCCCCTGTATGAGGGGCGACGGCTCTCTTGTTGGCGCTCTCAATAACATTGTTATTTCAATCCACGCCCCTGTATGAGGGGCGACATCGCTTAAGTGTTGTCATAGTCAAGTATAGAAATTTCAATCCACGCCCCTGTATGAGGGGCGACGATACCATGCAGGCTTTTTTCATGCTTAAAACTATTTCAATCCACGCCCCTGTATGAGGGGCGACAATACTACCTTGATTTATTATTAATGACTGGTGATTTCAATCCACGCCCCTGTATGAGGGGCGACCAGATCGCCCGCCCTCCAGCAAGTGTTCCGATATTTCAATCCACGCCCCTGTATGAGGGGCGACATTCACAAAAACGCCGTTGAGCATGGGTGGTGGATTTCAATCCACGCCCCTGTATGAGGGGCGACAATACCGGCCGGTTCCTATACCGTCATACATAATTTCAATCCACGCCCCTGTATGAGGGGCGACATACTCAATATTATACCGTTTACGGTGATGGCGATTTCAATCCACGCCCCTGTATGAGGGGCGACAAACGGGCTATTCGGCTGTATCTTCACCCGAAATATTTCAATCCACGCCCCTGTATGAGGGGCGACAAAACGCTTGCAGAGGATTTACGCCGTTGGATGATTTCAATCCACGCCCCTGTATGAGGGGCGACTTCCTGCATTGCGATAATATAATATTGCAAAGCGGATTTCAATCCACGCCCCTGTATGAGGGGCGACCAACACTTGTTTGTATTAAATATTGCATTGCAGATTTCAATCCACGCCCCTGTATGAGGGGCGACGGGCTAATGCTTCAAGGCCGTATTCGTTCGGTTATTTCAATCCACGCCCCTGTATGAGGGGCGACTTTCACCCAACGCAAAAACCCGTAAAGCTTTATATTTCAATCCACGCCCCTGTATGAGGGGCGACCGCATTCTATAAACACCTTTATCTTAATGGCATTAATATATAGTTTCCGCGAGTCTATATAATCTAACGCTCAATCAAGATATTTTTTATTATGATTCTCTATATATATTATGCTAGGATACTATCGCGAATAATTCAGTATCTAAATGTTATCATTGGGTTCGCGCTATAATATTAGTGGCTCATCAATGTCCATCTTTTTCTTAACTCCATAATGATTAATTTTATTTTTCCAGTTGCTCCCCAAAAAATAGAAACAAATACTATCCACATTTAAGTCAGCTATTTTAAGAAGTTTATGTTTGAATTCTTCGAATTGAGCTGGATCTAGAATGCATTCGAACACCGAATTTTGGACCCTTTGTCCATAATTAACACATTCTTTTGCAACTAGTCTTAATCTTTTTGTTCCTCCTGTTTCTGAAGTAGCAACATCATAGGATACAACAACCATCATATTAATCACCTCATTAGAAATGGTGGATAACCGTCCATATCTTCTCTAAGATATCTAGCCATTAATAATGCCTGGCTATATGAAATAAGCCCTATCTCTATTTTTTCTTTCAAAAAAGGATGAGTGATAGTATCTTGCTTTCTTTTCTGCCAAACCTGTAAAATTCTTTTTCTTGCTTCTGGATTTAACAAAACAGCACCATTTTCCTTAATCGTAAAATCATTTAATTGAATCTGCCTAGTATTAATAAGCGTTACCACAAAACGGTCTACTATATACGGTCTAAGTTCTTCCATCATATCTAATGCCAATGAAGACCTTCCTGGTCTTTCTTGGTGAAAAAAACCTACTTGTGGATCTAGTCCAACCGTTTCAAGAGCTGCCTCACAATCATGGGCCAACAATGTATAAAAAAATGACAATAAGGCATTTATTTCATCTGTGGGTGGTCTTTTATTACGTCCTCTAAAAGTATTCTTAAAATCAGGGTTAAATATTAGCTCTGAAAAAACACTATAGTAGTTTTTTGCTGCTTCTCCTTCAACACCCCGTAATGAATCTAGATTCTTCACTTTATCAATATTATTAATCGATATGGCTAAACTACTAACTATTTTGTTTACTTTCTTACTATCTATTTTGTCTTTGTGATCTCTTACCAATCTTTGAAATACACATCTACTATTGAAAATCTTCCCTATAATACAGTTTTTCGATATCTCTAAACAGGCATTTTTATCATCACATACTCTATATTGTTTTCTCCTTAATCTCACATTTCCTTTAGTGGGATTTTGTATTCCAACTAAAAATCTTCCTGTATATGAAATAAAAGATACCTTAATATCCTTTTCAGAGCACATTTTCATTAGAGCAGGCGTAATCGTTAAGGGTTCAAAGATAACTATATCCTCAATATTATGAGATGGGAACTGAGCTATTTTCTGTTTTCCCTTTTTAAATACAATTGTTTCTCCCTCTTTAGATATGCCCATTCCAGTGCTGGTAATATAAATAGTACTTAATAATTTTCTCATATTTTAATCCTTCTCAGTCAATTTTGTATCAATATAACGCTTAACTGACTTATAAGACTTTTTAGTTTTTGGCACACAAATATTATATAAAGAACAATTAGCACATTTAGTCGAGTATATAGGTAGTATTTTTATATCTTTTTCAATAATTTCATGCATTTTTTTCGATATATCACAAACCTCATGTCGTAATGATTCATTTATTTCTATCAGACGCCTGTGCCTGGTTTTCCCATAGTATAAATATCCAGTTCTAATAGAAGTCTGAAACATCTCCTCTAAACACATGGCTTGAATACAAAGTTGGATAGCATCTCTATTATCTTCTTTTGGCTTTCCAACCTTATATTCAACTGGTATAACCTCATAAAAATTGTTCTTAGAAGAAATAAAACACCCCGAATCATTTAATCTAAATTCTACAGCATCTGCAATACCATAGAAGCCTAAACTATATGAAATAAGCGGCAAACTTCTACTTATAAAATAGTCATTTCTTGATTCAAAAATAAATGGATCATCGACTTTCTCATGGAATATTTCCCCTTTTACCGTATATATGTTTTCTGCCCACTGTTGTTCCATATGTATTAGGGCCCATTGCCGTTTACAAAAGTAGAAATGTTGTATACCTGAAAT
This window harbors:
- the cas2 gene encoding CRISPR-associated endonuclease Cas2, with amino-acid sequence MMVVVSYDVATSETGGTKRLRLVAKECVNYGQRVQNSVFECILDPAQFEEFKHKLLKIADLNVDSICFYFLGSNWKNKINHYGVKKKMDIDEPLIL
- the cas1c gene encoding type I-C CRISPR-associated endonuclease Cas1; translated protein: MRKLLSTIYITSTGMGISKEGETIVFKKGKQKIAQFPSHNIEDIVIFEPLTITPALMKMCSEKDIKVSFISYTGRFLVGIQNPTKGNVRLRRKQYRVCDDKNACLEISKNCIIGKIFNSRCVFQRLVRDHKDKIDSKKVNKIVSSLAISINNIDKVKNLDSLRGVEGEAAKNYYSVFSELIFNPDFKNTFRGRNKRPPTDEINALLSFFYTLLAHDCEAALETVGLDPQVGFFHQERPGRSSLALDMMEELRPYIVDRFVVTLINTRQIQLNDFTIKENGAVLLNPEARKRILQVWQKRKQDTITHPFLKEKIEIGLISYSQALLMARYLREDMDGYPPFLMR
- the cas4 gene encoding CRISPR-associated protein Cas4, with translation MISGIQHFYFCKRQWALIHMEQQWAENIYTVKGEIFHEKVDDPFIFESRNDYFISRSLPLISYSLGFYGIADAVEFRLNDSGCFISSKNNFYEVIPVEYKVGKPKEDNRDAIQLCIQAMCLEEMFQTSIRTGYLYYGKTRHRRLIEINESLRHEVCDISKKMHEIIEKDIKILPIYSTKCANCSLYNICVPKTKKSYKSVKRYIDTKLTEKD